From the Mycobacterium noviomagense genome, the window CGACATCGCCCGCGGGTACCCAACGCCGGTCATTTGCGCCCTGCTGGGCACGCCGCGCGAAGACTGGCCGCTGTTTTCCACCTGGGCTGACGACATCAAAAAAGTCTTCGACTGGAACGTCGCCAATGACGGGCCGGTGATCCTGACAGCCTGGGAGCAGCTCGACGCCTACCTCGAGGACATGATCGAGCGCCGGCGCCACACCCTGACCGACGACCTGATCTCGGACCTGATCCGCGCCGAATACGACGGCGACCGCCTCACCCATGTCGAACTCGTCAGGCTGGCCAGCACCCTGCTGATCGGCGGCACCGACACCACCCGCAATCAGCTGGCCGCCGCGGTACAAGTGCTGGCCGACCACCCCGACCAATGGTCAATGCTTGCAGCACATCCCGAACTGGCCACCGACGCCGTTCACGAGCTCATGCGCCACTGCCCGATCGTTTTCGGGGTCCCCCGTAAGGCCGCCGAAGACATCGAATTGGCCGGGGTCACCATCCCCGCCGGCACCCTGGTGCTGGCCAACACCGCCTCGGCCAACCGCGATCCCGCCGTCTACGACGAACCCGATCGCCTCGACATCACCCGCAACGATCCGCCCGCCATGCTGACCTTCGGCGGCGGAACGCACTACTGCCTGGGCGCACACCTGGCCCGGCTCGAGCTCACCGAGGCGCTGCGCATCATCACCCAGCGCATGCCCAACCCCCGCCGTACCCAGCCCGCGCAATGGAAGGCGATGACCGGAATCGTCGGCCCGATCAGTGTGCCGCTCGAATTCGACAGTGGCTGCTGACATTCAGGCGTGACGGGCTGCTTCCTGGACAAGCTGCACACGGGAGGTCAGGCCGAGTTTGGTGTAGACATGGGTCAGATGCGATTGCACCGTGCGGGGTGAGACGAAAAGCCTTGTGGCGATGTCGTTGTTGGCCAGTCCTTCGCTGACCAGTTGCACCACTTGATGTTCCGTCGCGGTAAGCGAGGCCCAGCCGCTACTGGGTCGTTTGCGTTGGCCGCGGCCACGCTGGGCGTAGGTGATCGCATCCTTGGTGGACAACGCCGTGCCCTCCGCCCAAGCCGAATCAAACTCGCTGTCGCCCAAGGCGTCCCGCAACGACACGGCCGACGCTTCGTAGCCCGCATCCCAGACCTTGAAGCGCACTGAACCCATGCGCTGCCGGATGGCGTACGCCGCGCCCAACAGCCGCGCCGCTTCATGATGACGATCGGCCTCGCCGGCCAGAACGGCGAGGCATTCGAGGATGTCTGGGATGAACAGGTGCAACTCGAGTTCAGCGGCACGCGTGAGCGCGTCACGGGCGTCACGCTCGGCCTGCTCCGGGTCACCCTGCGCGATCGCAATGCGGGCGCGGGTCGTTAGCGCCCGCGACAAGACAAAGCCAGTCGCGGCGGTAACGGCTTCGTTGGCCCGGCTACGCGCTGTGAGCAGGTTCCCGCCCGCGAGCGCGGCTTCCGCACTGTACAGCAGCTGCACACCCGTCGTCTGCTGCCGGGCACGCAAGTGCGGCCAGGCCTCGATCGCGCCCAGCGCCGTCGCAGCATCCCCGGCGGCCAAGGCCCCGACGACCACCGCCGCGTAGCCCATCGCTGAGAACAGCCCGCCCGCATCGGCGGCCGCTTCGGTGGCCGCGTCGGCCGCGGCCCTCATCGCAGCCGGGTCACCCTGGAAGGCCAGCACGACTGCGTGCAACGCGAGACTTTGCGCCTCGCTGAGCTCGTCGTGAGCTGCCTTGGCCTCGGTCGCCAGCTCGGCGAATTGTGCGGCGGCGCCAGCCAGCTCGCCCAGATACATCTGTGCCCATCCGAGGATGTAGCGGCACCGGTGTGAGCCGTATCGGTCGCCGATCGCGACGGCGAGGTCGCGCCCTTGTTCGGCGGGCGCGCACGCAGCGGCCGGATCACCGCCGTTCAGCTCTGCGCCCGCCTGCGCGGTTAGGATTTGGCTCAGCAGCCACCGGTCTTGCAAGGCTGGGGCCAGCCCGAGCGCCTCAGCGAAGTACGGCCGGGCCGAGTCGGCGCTGACGACGCTGACGATGTAGCCGCAGGCGGCCAGCGCCCGCGCCAGCAGGGCCGGGTCGCCGACCTTGCGGGCGATCGCCAGGGCTTGCTGAGCCTGATCCAAGCTGTCGGCGGCGCCCATCCAGATGGCCAGCATGGCCCTGTCGGCGAGTGCCCGTGCCCGCACCGAGGCGGCGACGTCGTCGTGCCGCGCGTCGAGGTCGGCCAGCGCGGTGTCGAACCACACGAGCCCCTCCCGGAGGCGCCCACGCGCTTGCCATAACGGCTGCAGCGAGGACGCCAGCGCCAACGCCAACTCGAGATCGGAACGTTCGAGGCTCCACCCGAATGCGGCGCGCAGGTTGTCGATCTCGGTTTGGGCCAGATCGAGTCGCTGCTCGTAGTCGGTGTCGGATGGCTGATCGAGTAGGGCCGCGAGTGCGGTGTAATGATCGCGGTGGCGGGTGCGCACGGTGTCGGCCTCGCCGGACTCGCCGAGCTTTTCCAGGGCGTACTGTCGGACCGTTTCGAGCAATCGGTATCGCGTTCGGCCTCGGGTGTTTTCGGCGACTACCAACGATTTGTCGACTAGTAGGGTGAGTTGATCGAGGACTTGGTAGCGCTGCAGTCCGTCGGCGCCTGCGACAGCCTGGACTGCGTCGATGTCGCACCCGCCGAGGAACACGGCCACTCGACGGAGCAGGATGCGTTCGGTTTCGGTGAGCAGCGCGTGCGACCAATCCACCGAAGCGCGCAGCGTCTGCTGGCGGCGAACCGCGGTGCGCGCGCCGCCGGTCAACAGGCGAAACCGGTCATGCAGGCTGTGGAGGATCTCGGCCACCGACAGCGCCCGCACCCGCGCGGCCGCGAGCTCGATCGCCAAGGGCATTCCATCCAACCGCTGGCAGATTTCCGCGACGGTAGCGGCATTGTCGTCGGTAATGGCGAAGCCGGTCTGGGCCAGCCGAGCCCGGTCGGCGAACAACTCGATCGCTTCGTCGGCCGTCGACAGTGACGGCACCCGCCACGTCACCTCACCCGTCACGCCGATTGGCTCCCGACTGGTCGCCAGGAGCGTCAGCCCCGGCGCCGCACCCAACAGCGAGGCGACCAGATCGGCGCAAGCATCGAGCAGATGCTCGCAGTTGTCCAACACCACCAGCATGTGGCGGTCACGAATGAAACGAAGCAGTATGTCCATCGTCGAGCGGCCGGGCTGGTCGGTTAGACCCAGCGCGCGCGCCACAGTTACCGACACCACAGCGTGATCGGTGATCGGCGCCAAATCCACGTACCAGACCCCATCGGCGTATTCGGCGGCCAACTGGTTCGCGACTTCTATGGCCAGGCGCGTCTTGCCCACCCCGCCAGCGCCTGTCAGCGTTACCAACCGGCTCTGCGCCAACAGCTTTCGCACGTCGGTCAACTGTTCGCTGCGACCGACGAAGCTGGTGAACTGCGACGGGATATTGTGCGCAGCAATGCTTTTAGGCGTTCGCAACGGTGGGAACTCATTGCGGAGATCGGGATGGCACAGCTGCACGACCCGTTCGGGGCGCGGAACACCACGCAACTCGTGGGTCCCCAGATCGGTCAGCCACGCATCGGGTGGAAGCGCGTCGACAACTAATGCCTCGGTCACCCCCGACAGCACCGTCTGCCCGCCGTGGGCCAGATCCCGAAGCCGCGCTGTGCGATTGATCGTCGGACCGATGTAGTTACCCTCATCGCGCAACTGGACCTCGCCGGTGTGCACGCCGATCCGCAAGCTGATCGGCGCCAATGGTGCCCGCTGCAGGTCAAGCGCGCACGCCACCGCGTCGCTGGCCCGCGCGAACGCAATGACGAAACTGTCGCCTTCACCTTGCTCCACCGGCCGGACCCCGCTATGGGCGTCAAGCAGATCCGTTAATTTGCGATCCAGCCGTGCGAACGCGGCGGTCATCTCCTCCGGCTGGGTCTCCCACAGCCGCGTGGAGCCTTCGACGTCAGCTAATAGCAACGTCACGGTGCCAGTCGGCAGCAGCCCGCTCACGCCTAGTTCGCTCCAGTCCACCAGCGGCGTCTCCGCGCGTGGATCAATGTCGCTCATGCTAGCCAGCATGGGGTCACTGCGACCTGTAAAACATCAGCGGAAACGCGCATGTTTGGCACCGCATCCAGCGCAAATATGCGATCCGGCCCGGCACTAGTCCGCGTTTTCCACCGCACGGCCGACAAAAGGCTGAGCCGCGCGAACGCCGCCGTCATCTGCTCGGGCCGGCTCTCCCACAACCCGGTGGAGTTTTCGACGTCAGCCAACAGCAGCGTCACCGTGCCCGTCGGCAAAAGCCCGCTCACGCCAAGCTCACTCCAGTCCACCAGCGGCGTGTCCGCGCGTGGATCGATCTCGCTCATGCTAGCCAGCATGCGGCGGGCCAGAGCCCCAAACATCAGCGAAAACGCGCAGAGGAAGGGTCCCCACACGCCGATTTCGTCCGAACCATTAGCACCCCGAGGTGAAGACCCGATCAGCAATGCCCGTCCCATGGGCCTGTCGATGTTGCGGGGTGTTTGCAATTGACAGGGCAGGACTAAACTATGCCGCGTGGCCGCGTCATGGGCCTGGAGGCACCCTACGATGGTTGACCTCGCCCAGCTCCAGGAGGCGAGTGCCGACTGGGAGGCAATGGATCGAGGCGGACACCGGCTGGCCCGTCACCTTAGTTTCACGTGCTTTGGGCTGGCCGTCGTCGCTGGCATTACGGCCGCGTTGATCCCTTCGGCGACAACTGTGGCGGCGATGGCCACCGGCCTCCTGTTGATGGCGTCGGTGTTTTGTCTCCGGGTCTGGTGGGGTCCCTCGCCGTTGCCCTATTCCGAGCTGGAACCGCCGGCCACGGTGGCGTTCACGGCTGAGGAGAACCGCTGGTTCATGGCATCCCAAGCGCCGGAACCATTTAGCGCGATTTCGGCGTGTCCAAGCTGCGGCGATTTGACTGTTCATCCGGCCCGTAGACCCAGCGAGTCCGATCCGAGTTGGGCGGCGATTATTCGGCACTGCGCCGTATGTCAGAGGGAATGGGCGCAAGCCCAGTAGCCGGTACAGGCTTCTGAGGGAGCTCAGGGCGCGAGCATCAGCGCTCAGGCTGGGGTGGGGATATTGCTAGTTCGGCGACCAGCCGGCGAACACGGCCTTCAATTTCGTCGCGGATGAGCCGTACTGCCGCCACATCTTTACCGTCTGGGTCGTCGAGGTCCCAGTCTTCGTAACGGCGGCCGGGCAACGTTGGGGGAGCATCGCCGCAGCCCATGCTGATGATCACGTCGGCGGCTTGGATGATCTCGTAGCTCCACGGTTTGGGGTATTCGTCGGCGATGTCGATCCCGTGCTCGGCCATCACGGCGATGGCAGCTGGGTTGATCTGGCCGTGGGGCGCTGAACCACCAGACCACGCCACGGCCGCGTCCCCGATGAGACGGCTGAAAAAACCCATGGCCATTTGGGATCGGCCCGCGTTGTGGTTGCACAAGAACAACACCACCGGCTTGTCGTCGGTTGATTTGCCTTCCACCTTCGCCAGGGCGCGAAGTCGTTGCCGCGCGAAGCGCTCTGCGAGCAGCGCCAAAAATTCTTGAACGGTAGCGGAGATGGCGAGCTGGTCGTAGGACGAGTACAGGACCCGCTCAATGGTCTCCGAATTGAAGGTGTCGGCGAACTCGCTGTGCAATCGCGCTACTGCCGATTTGAGCGCTTGACGCTGGCGGCCCCCGCGCAGCTCATCAAGGTAGGCGACGAACTCGCTCCATTCCAAAAGGTTCACCATCCGCCCGGCTGTTCCCCGTACGATCAGCCGGGCCTGATTCTCATTGTGCGGAACCAGTTCTCCGGGTTCCTGCTCGTTGCTGATCACCCGATGGGTGGTTTTGTCGTCGCCGTTGTGGTTATGGGACTGCTGGCTGCGGGTGGTTTTGGCCGCCCATAACGTCGCTGCCTCCATCAGGTCGTCTTCAGGGGCGCCGTACATGATCAGCGACGCGGGCAGAGCATCGCGAATCGCGCGGCCCTGCAGTGGCCCATAGATCGCGTCGAGCTGCGAAGTTGACTGAGCCGCAAAACATATCGATACCCCCAAGCCGCGGCTTTCGGCCAGATACCGCGGCAGCCGCGGCAGCGGCGTGTTGGTGATGTCATCCAAAAACATGCCCACCCGCGGGAATTCGTCCCATTGAGCGCTTTTGACCCGCTGGCGGTTAATCACTTGGTCCATCAACGTGATCGCCTGCGCAGCCATGGTGCCGTCATCGGGAGTCAGCAGGTACACCGTCGCGTGGTGCTCATCGAGGAACGACAGATCCAAACTCGACAGCTCGCGGTCACGCAACCAGGTGCGCAGCCACGCCGTCAATACCTTGGTCACCGTGATCTTCACCGAATCACGCAGGCGCGGCGCCATATCCAAAACCCCGCGCACCCGCGCCTCAAACAACCTGCTGTCGCACCACGCTGCCGCGGACGCCCACGACGGGGTCGTACATTGGTAGCCCAGCCCATTGCGGGGTTTCGCCACATCCTCGGCGGCCTCCAGCGTCCACTCAATCCCCCCACCAGTGCAAGCTGGACTGGCCGCAAACAACAGGCACGTCAACGGGGCGAACGCCAACTCATCCCACGGCCGGGGATCGGCGGCGCTGCGAAGCGAGCCCCCTCTCAACACCACCGTCGACATGCTCAGCAGTGTTTCGGCGACAGCTTCGGCGTCCTCGAGTGTGCTGATCAGGGTTGTGGGATCGAAGCGGTAGCGAATGAACTCGGCCGGGTAATACGATTTGCTGTTCGGCCGCAAGTCCAGCAGCGCCGCCCGCCCATAGCGGCGTGAGGCGACCAGCTGCATCAGGTCATCCTTGCTGGAGGACACCAACGCCGGGCCGGGCCAAAGCACCGCGCTTTGGGACAACCACTTGCGTGTCTTGCCGGTGTTCGGCGGGCCAAAACCGCCGATATGCGGGGCGGTCTCCACGGGCCGGAGACGGCCGCTGCGCTCGTCGCGGACCCAGCCGCCGAACGGGGTCACCTGTGTGTGGTGCTCGTCGTTCAGGACTTGGGCGTTTTCCTCAAACCCCGGCGTGTGAGCCACCGACCTTTGTGGCCGCGGTTTCACGGAGCGCTCCTTTTGCGCGTTTTACTCAGGCTGATTTAAACCCTACTTCAGGCTAATTTAAACTGTGGTCCGTCAAGCTGACACCCAGATGTGTTTTGGCTGGGTGTTTGCTTGCGGCGCATGACTAGTGTCAACGGCGTGACGCTCGGCATCGCGCTGGTGGCTAGCAGCTTTGACGCCGATGGACGTCGGACCAGCCCCGGGAAGCGGGCTAAACGCCATACTTGACTTCCTTCATAGTTTTGTATAGGCAGTCGTTCCCCCAGACCGTACGCAAGTCCGATTCAGCGGCCGGCGACTTCGCGGGGTCTCGCAGAGCGGCATGATGCAACGGTTTTATGACGAGTGCCAACCGCACAGATTCGATCTTGGGCGTCCCTAGCCCTTATTCCTCGTGGTCAAGTCTCTATCCCTGCTCGGCTGCACCCGCTTCGGTTCCCCCGGCATCTTCGGGTAATTCGGCGGATAGGGCAGGTCACCCAGACCACGTTCTTCATCGGCCTTGACCATCTCCAACAGCGGAGCAACCGACTGCTTGACCGTGTCCATCCCGGCCCACGGATCTTCGCGCCGGGCCACCAGGTCGGGGACCGTGGCCATGGTGTAGTCGTCTGGATCGGCGACGGCCAGTTCATCCCACGTCAAAGGGGTCGACACGGTCGCGATCGCGGTACGCCGCACCGAATACGCCGACGCGAACGTGCGATCACGTGCGTTCTGGTTGTAGTCGACGAAGATCCGCTTCCCCCGCTCCTCCTTCCACCAGGAGGTGGTGACCGCATCCGGTGCGCGCCGTTCGACCTCGCGGGCCAGTGCGATCCCGGCGCGGCGCACTGCGATGAAATCCCAGTCGGTTGCGATCCGCACGAATACATGGACACCGCGGCCACCGGACGTCTTGGGATAGCCGATCAATCCCAGCTCGTCGAGCAGCGGCTTGAGCACCTCGACGGCGATCGTCCGGGCCTCGGTGAAGCCCGTGCCCGGTTGCGGATCCAGGTCAACCCTCAGCTCGTCGGGGTGTTCGGTGTCGGGGCAGCGCACCTGCCACGGGTGCAGGGTAACGGTCCCCATCTGCGCGGCCCACACGATCGCCGCCGGATGGGTGACCTTCAGGGCGTCGGCGGTCCGCCCGGACGGGAACGTGACCCGGCAGGTCTGCAGGTAGTCGGGGTGGTGCGGCGGTACGCGCTTTTGGTAGATCTCTTCGCCGTCGATGCCGTCGGGGAAGCGTTGCAAATGGGTGGGACGATCGCGCAGCGCAGTCAGCATCGGTCCCCGAGCGACGGCCAAGTAATACTCGACGAGCCTGCGCTTGGTGCCGGACGAGCCGAGCTTCGGGAAATACACCTTGTCCGGGTTGGTGAACCGGACCATGATCCCGTCGACGTCGAGTTCTTCTGCAGCGCTTGGCATTACGATTCCGGTACGTCGGGCCGGCCGGACTCAGTCCGGTACTCGCAGGCGCGCCGAGCGGCGTCCGATTGCAGTGCGCTCACGCTTTGAAGTTACGCGTTCGGCCTGGCCGCTAGAAGCCAACGCGCGTAGGACGCAACTAGTTGATCGCCGAGACGGCACAATGAGCCGGTGGAGCTTCCCGTGATGCCGCCGGTCTCGCCGATGCTGGCCAAATCGGTTCCGACAGTCCCACCCGGGGCGTCGTATGAGCCCAAGTGGGATGGATTCCGGTCGATCTGTTTCCGCGACGGCGACGAGGTGGAGCTGGGCAGCCGCAACGAGCGGCCGATGACACGCTATTTCCCGGAGCTGCTCGCCGCCTGCAAAGCAGAGTTGCCCGAACGCTGCGTGATCGACGGAGAGATCGTCATCGCCACCGCGCACGGCTTGGATTTCGAGGCGCTGCAACAGCGCATCCACCCAGCGGCCAGCCGCATCAACATGCTCGCTGAGAAGACGCCCGCCGCCTTCATTGCGTTCGACTTGCTGGCCCTCGGCGAGAACGACTACACCCGCCGACCGTTCGCCGAACGCCGCGCCGCCCTCGTCGACGCGTTGGCCGGCTCCGGTCCCTCGATCCACGTCACACCGGCGACCACCGACCTCGGGACGGCACAGCGCTGGTTCGAGGAGTTCGAGGGAGCGGGCCTCGACGGGATCGTCGCGAAGCCGCTGACCCTCACCTATCAACCGGACAAACGCGTCATGTTCAAGATCAAACACGAGCGCACCGCCGACTGTGTGGTCGCCGGCTACCGGGTACACAAGTCCAGCGACGACGCGATCGGCTCGCTGCTGCTCGGGCTCTACAAGGACGACGGGACCCTGGCGTCGGTCGGTGTCATCGGCGCGCTCCCGATGGCCGAGCGACGGCGGCTGTTCAGCGAATTACAGCCTCTTGTCACTACCTTCGATAACCATCCGTGGAACTGGGCCGCCCACGAAGCAGGTCAACGCACCCCGCGCAAGAACGAGTTCTCCCGGTGGAACGCCGGTAAGGACCTCTCCTTCGTGCCGCTGCGACCTGAGCGGGTGGTCGAGGTGCGCTACGACTACATGGAAGGCGAACGGTTCCGCCACACCGCGCAATTCAACCGGTGGCGCCCCGACCGCGACCCACGCTCGTGCACTTATGAACAGCTGGAGCGTCCGATCACGTTCAGCGTCGGCGAGATCGTTCCCGGTCTTAGCCCACGCTAGGCGCAGCAGTTGGGGTCCAACGCCGCGCACAACGCCTGCAAGGCTTCCGGCCGGACCCTGTGAAATACATTCATTCCTCGACGCTCTGAGACCACCAAACCGGCCTTGCGCAGCTGGCTCAAGTGATGGCTGACCGTTGACTCGCTGAGGTCCAGCACCGCGGCCAGCTTCCCGGAGATCTCCTCGCCGGCCGAGGAACTGAACAGATACGACACGATTTTGACCCGCACCGGATCAGCCAGGGCCTTCAAACGCAACGCAACCGCCAACGCATCGGCATCACTCATCGGGCCCGAGGCCACCGGGGCGCAACCTACTGGGGCGGTCGTGTCGATGACCGGCAACGCTTTCGGCATTACACCATCCTGCCACATGTGTTGACATATATCGAAAAGGTAGGCATGCTTGGGCTGGCCACTAGTTCGATATATGTCTCACAGCTTGGAGGTCGGCTCCCATGCCGCGTGTTCAACTCGCTCTTAATGTCGACGACCTAGATGAGGCAATCACGTTCTACTCCAAGCTGTTTAACACCGAGCCCACCAAACGCAAGCCCGGCTACGCCAACTTCGCGATCGCCGATCCACCGCTAAAGCTGGTGCTGCTGGAAAGCCCCGGCTCGAGCGGCACCCTTAACCACCTTGGTGTGGAGGTCGACTCCAGCGAGGTCGTGCACACCGAGATCGCCCGGCTGGCCGAGGCCGGCATGTTCACCGAGAAGGAGATCGGCACCACCTGCTGCTTCGCCACTCAGGACAAGGTCTGGGTCACCGGACCCGGCGGCGAGCGCTGGGAGGTTTACACCGTGCTGGGCGACTCCGACGCCTTCGGCACCAGCCCCAATCGCCCCGAGACCACACAGAACGAGAGTGTGTGCCGTGGTGTGACCGCCACCGCCGGCGGGGCGACGGGGTCGTGCTGCTGACCATGGAGACAACGCCCATCACCGGAACACCAATGACCGACACCACCAACGTCGCCGACTCATCTGCGGTGACAAGGCTTTCCGCACTGGATCGCCTGCTGCCGATCTGGATCGGGGTAGCGATGGCCGCCGGGCTGCTGCTCGGACGCTGGGCGCCCGGGCTGAATACCGCCTTGCAGCGCGTGCAGATCGACGGGATCTCGCTGCCGATCGCCGCGGGCTTGTTGATCATGATGTATCCGGTGCTGGCCAAGGTTCGCTACGACCGGCTCGACGCCGTCACCGCCGACCGGCGACTGCTGATCAGCTCGCTGCTGCTGAACTGGGCGCTGGGGCCGGCGGTGATGTTCACTCTGGCTTGGCTGCTGCTTCCGGATCTGCTCGAATACCGCACCGGTCTAATCATTGTCGGGCTGGCCCGCTGCATCGCCATGGTCATCGTGTGGAATGACCTGGCCGGCGGTGACCGAGAAGCCGCCGCAGTCCTTGTCGCGCTCAACTCGATCTTCCAGGTCGTCATGTTCGCCGCGCTGGGCTGGTTCTACCTTTCGGTGCTGCCCGGCTGGTTACATCTGCCCCAAACCACCATCTCCACCTCCCCGTGGCAGATCGCCAAATCCGTGCTGATCTTCCTGGGCATCCCCCTGGCTGCTGGATACGTCTCTCGACGATGGGGTCAAAAAGCCAAGGGGCGTCAC encodes:
- a CDS encoding ArsI/CadI family heavy metal resistance metalloenzyme, which gives rise to MPRVQLALNVDDLDEAITFYSKLFNTEPTKRKPGYANFAIADPPLKLVLLESPGSSGTLNHLGVEVDSSEVVHTEIARLAEAGMFTEKEIGTTCCFATQDKVWVTGPGGERWEVYTVLGDSDAFGTSPNRPETTQNESVCRGVTATAGGATGSCC
- a CDS encoding cytochrome P450, with amino-acid sequence MEKTIEKTIEKNTETSTRCPSVFEAGLPSVDYLHLHDPFDAHRVIAAARQQAPIAMGRYAPEVLSYGLVRAVLRDPRFVTASGVGLDLQGITSGPLWERAITSILSLDGEAHHRLRRLVSKSFAPRGAERLRALAIEVITELVDPLTRAGRCDVVSDIARGYPTPVICALLGTPREDWPLFSTWADDIKKVFDWNVANDGPVILTAWEQLDAYLEDMIERRRHTLTDDLISDLIRAEYDGDRLTHVELVRLASTLLIGGTDTTRNQLAAAVQVLADHPDQWSMLAAHPELATDAVHELMRHCPIVFGVPRKAAEDIELAGVTIPAGTLVLANTASANRDPAVYDEPDRLDITRNDPPAMLTFGGGTHYCLGAHLARLELTEALRIITQRMPNPRRTQPAQWKAMTGIVGPISVPLEFDSGC
- a CDS encoding arsenate reductase ArsC translates to MEWSEFVAYLDELRGGRQRQALKSAVARLHSEFADTFNSETIERVLYSSYDQLAISATVQEFLALLAERFARQRLRALAKVEGKSTDDKPVVLFLCNHNAGRSQMAMGFFSRLIGDAAVAWSGGSAPHGQINPAAIAVMAEHGIDIADEYPKPWSYEIIQAADVIISMGCGDAPPTLPGRRYEDWDLDDPDGKDVAAVRLIRDEIEGRVRRLVAELAISPPQPER
- a CDS encoding Rv2640c family ArsR-like transcriptional regulator; the protein is MPKALPVIDTTAPVGCAPVASGPMSDADALAVALRLKALADPVRVKIVSYLFSSSAGEEISGKLAAVLDLSESTVSHHLSQLRKAGLVVSERRGMNVFHRVRPEALQALCAALDPNCCA
- a CDS encoding helix-turn-helix transcriptional regulator, which codes for MSGLLPTGTVTLLLADVEGSTRLWETQPEEMTAAFARLDRKLTDLLDAHSGVRPVEQGEGDSFVIAFARASDAVACALDLQRAPLAPISLRIGVHTGEVQLRDEGNYIGPTINRTARLRDLAHGGQTVLSGVTEALVVDALPPDAWLTDLGTHELRGVPRPERVVQLCHPDLRNEFPPLRTPKSIAAHNIPSQFTSFVGRSEQLTDVRKLLAQSRLVTLTGAGGVGKTRLAIEVANQLAAEYADGVWYVDLAPITDHAVVSVTVARALGLTDQPGRSTMDILLRFIRDRHMLVVLDNCEHLLDACADLVASLLGAAPGLTLLATSREPIGVTGEVTWRVPSLSTADEAIELFADRARLAQTGFAITDDNAATVAEICQRLDGMPLAIELAAARVRALSVAEILHSLHDRFRLLTGGARTAVRRQQTLRASVDWSHALLTETERILLRRVAVFLGGCDIDAVQAVAGADGLQRYQVLDQLTLLVDKSLVVAENTRGRTRYRLLETVRQYALEKLGESGEADTVRTRHRDHYTALAALLDQPSDTDYEQRLDLAQTEIDNLRAAFGWSLERSDLELALALASSLQPLWQARGRLREGLVWFDTALADLDARHDDVAASVRARALADRAMLAIWMGAADSLDQAQQALAIARKVGDPALLARALAACGYIVSVVSADSARPYFAEALGLAPALQDRWLLSQILTAQAGAELNGGDPAAACAPAEQGRDLAVAIGDRYGSHRCRYILGWAQMYLGELAGAAAQFAELATEAKAAHDELSEAQSLALHAVVLAFQGDPAAMRAAADAATEAAADAGGLFSAMGYAAVVVGALAAGDAATALGAIEAWPHLRARQQTTGVQLLYSAEAALAGGNLLTARSRANEAVTAATGFVLSRALTTRARIAIAQGDPEQAERDARDALTRAAELELHLFIPDILECLAVLAGEADRHHEAARLLGAAYAIRQRMGSVRFKVWDAGYEASAVSLRDALGDSEFDSAWAEGTALSTKDAITYAQRGRGQRKRPSSGWASLTATEHQVVQLVSEGLANNDIATRLFVSPRTVQSHLTHVYTKLGLTSRVQLVQEAARHA
- a CDS encoding DNA polymerase domain-containing protein, translating into MPSAAEELDVDGIMVRFTNPDKVYFPKLGSSGTKRRLVEYYLAVARGPMLTALRDRPTHLQRFPDGIDGEEIYQKRVPPHHPDYLQTCRVTFPSGRTADALKVTHPAAIVWAAQMGTVTLHPWQVRCPDTEHPDELRVDLDPQPGTGFTEARTIAVEVLKPLLDELGLIGYPKTSGGRGVHVFVRIATDWDFIAVRRAGIALAREVERRAPDAVTTSWWKEERGKRIFVDYNQNARDRTFASAYSVRRTAIATVSTPLTWDELAVADPDDYTMATVPDLVARREDPWAGMDTVKQSVAPLLEMVKADEERGLGDLPYPPNYPKMPGEPKRVQPSRDRDLTTRNKG
- a CDS encoding ATP-dependent DNA ligase; this translates as MELPVMPPVSPMLAKSVPTVPPGASYEPKWDGFRSICFRDGDEVELGSRNERPMTRYFPELLAACKAELPERCVIDGEIVIATAHGLDFEALQQRIHPAASRINMLAEKTPAAFIAFDLLALGENDYTRRPFAERRAALVDALAGSGPSIHVTPATTDLGTAQRWFEEFEGAGLDGIVAKPLTLTYQPDKRVMFKIKHERTADCVVAGYRVHKSSDDAIGSLLLGLYKDDGTLASVGVIGALPMAERRRLFSELQPLVTTFDNHPWNWAAHEAGQRTPRKNEFSRWNAGKDLSFVPLRPERVVEVRYDYMEGERFRHTAQFNRWRPDRDPRSCTYEQLERPITFSVGEIVPGLSPR